The sequence GATGGCTGGATTTCTTGAAATAATTTCTTAAGTTCGGAAAAATCAGTTAAATCAAGTTTTACTAATTTGGTTCCCTCAATATCCAAATTGTGAGAAAAATAGGTTCCATACACATCCCATTTTTGCTTTGCCAGTTCGCACAAATGCCATCCTAGAAACCCACTTGAGCCAGTGATTAAGAGCTTTTTCATCATCAATCCGCGAACACCGTCATAGTTATCAACTATCAGTAACCAGTTACAAGTTATCACTTGATGTAAAACTTTGTAAGCTCTAAATTACAAACTTTACTTTATAGAGCATTTTACTGACTCTTAACTCGTTCCCAGCCTCCAGGCTGGGAATGCAATTCATAGAGGCTCTGCCTCCACTATTTAAAAGCAAAGGACAACTTCCTTTAAAGTCTTTACCTTAGTAACATCGGTTTATTGTTATATCATTTCTTTATAAAGATGCGCCGAATTAAGCCTACGCAGGTAGGCTTTGTATCAGTAGCTCCACTCTTTCAGAGTGAGAGCGATTGAGCGCAGCCTCATACAGAATTGGTATTAACTATTCAAACTCTACATCTTCATAAATTTCTGCCATTGTCATTTCAACTTCAACTGATTGCATTTTTAGGATAGTTTCTTCAGCTAAAGTTTCTAAGAACCATTGATTTCCATAAACTTTACGATAAACCTCAATTTTCATTTGAGATTGATGAACTAAAACATACTCTTGTAATGAAGGTATTTGTCGGTAATTATATAATTTTTCAATCCTATCTATACGTTCAGTAATTGGTGAAATAACCTCTACAATTAAACAAGGACGAGATTTGAAATACATGTCTCTATCTTGAGAATCTTTTACAACCGATGCCTCTGGATAATAAAAAGCATTTATCGGTTCAATTCGTACTTTCATATCAGATGCAAATACATGACAATCAGTACCGTATAGCTGGGTTCGCAATCTGGAAAATATATTTTCGGAAATGATTTTTAAGTTATAAGATTCTCCCACCAAGGGATACATTTGTCCGTTAATATACTCGTACCTAACCAGACTTTCTAAATCAAATTGCAGATATTCGTCGATACTGGAATCTATATATTTTGGTTGAGAATACATTTTTATTTTAAACCAGGTATGTTCATTTATCATACCGGGAGATAAAAATTATTTGTTATTGTTTTATTTGAAGTTTTTGATAATATTTTATTATTGTTTAGTACATTTACTAAAAATAAAATCAAAATAGGAAATTAAGGGGTAAAAGATAAATTACCCCTTATTGCTAATTCCTAATTCCTAACTCTTCACCGTTGAATCAATTCTTGAAACTGCTTGGTATTACGAACTTTAGCGAAATCTGGGTCGATTTTTGCTAGTTTTTCGTATTTACCTGGAAATAGTTTCATAGCTTTTTGCAGATTGTCCATCGCTGCTGTAGTATTCTTCTGCAATGCATAGGTGCAAGCTTTGTTGTAATATGCTTGATGTTTGTCAGGTTTAATCGCAATAGCTTTGTCGTAAGATGCTAAAGCTTGCTTGTATCGCTGCAAATTAGTTAAGGCAATACCCCGATTAATCCAAGCTTCGTATTTGTCAGGTTTGATAGCAATGGCTTTGTCGTAAGAAACTACTGCTTCTTGGTAGAGTCGCATCGCTGATAAAGTATTTCCCCGGTTATACCATGCTTCATCCCTTTTCGGTTGAACGGCGATCGCCCTATCGTAGGAACCCAAAGCTTGCCCGTATCTTTGCAAAGCGGCTAAAGCATTTCCCCTGTTAATCCAAGCTTCGGCGTTATCGGGTGCGGCGATTACCACCTGATCGTAAGCTGCGATCGCATCTTCATAGCGATTTGCTTCTAAGAATTTATTTCCTTGAACAAAGAAGTCTTCTGTCTGCCTAACAGAGGCTTGTGTAAGCAACCGAGCAACGTTGGTTTCTTGCACTGCTTTTTTGTTATCCTGTCTCGTTGATTCTGCCCAATCACTACAACCAAGTATCAAGAAAGCAGTTAAGCCAGAGGCAACAAAACGGCTACAAAATGCCATGTCGTATCCATAGAAATCATAAAATCATCCTAAATCTTTTTCTTATCTTTAACAAGTATCTACAAAAACTTATTCATTAATTGTTTTGTCCTTTTTTATAGTAAAATACCTTCTTCAAAATGATTTGTTACTTGCTTAAATAAAGGCATGATTTTACCACTAATGGTTATTTAAATGTATGCTTCGCATGTTTATGACAACTCATTTATTCGCATTTACTAGCTTACTTTAGTATAAATTTGTATTCAAACCTTTCCTGGAAGCTATTATATATAAGGTTTTATCGCAATATACTTAAATATTTAACCTATAAATTATTTTGATTTTATTTAAATATACAACCAGCAAATAGCTTGATGATTTAATGAATAAAAATTAATTTCACTCTGTAATTGTAAGAATATACACATAGTACTAAATAAATATTAAAGTAAGTTAAAAAAAGACTAAATATAACCGATAAGCTAATTCAATCAACTTCAAAATATAAAGTACAAATAATTCCCCAATATTATTCATCACTAATAAGTAAACAGTAATACTTGTAGAGATAAAATTATCCAAATTAAAGTATCAATTATTTCACTCAAGGACTTAGTAAAAAGGCACATCTTTATTTTAGGGGTAAAAACATCCTTTTTTTCTACCCCCTCTCCCCCTCTTCCCCCTCTTCCCCCTCTCCCAAACTTACACTCGCCAATTAAAAACATCCTCTTATACTGTTAATGAGAAATCGGAAATATAATTCCTCAAGGTAAAAACAGTTTCTGCATTTACAATGCGCCATTTACTGCTGCTGATGTCAAAATATAATCATGTCAATCGAATCTAACTCCCATTCATCGCAGTCTCGGAGCCAACAACCCGCATCCGAAGACAAATGGCAACCGGATGAATTTGAAAGCATAGCGGGTACAAACGAGTTGCCTAACGGACTTAGCGCTCAACAAGTCAACTCAGCTATCGCTTCCGTGCAGTCGCAACAAAACACCACAGCCTTACAACAAGCCCGCTCTACATTTCCCGAAAACAGTTCTACCGAGCTACAAGTAACGCCACGAGCATTATTAATAACTTTATTTACAACTTTAGTTACCGTTGTTGGTATAGTCATAAATCAGCCAATAGTCGGCATTGTCGGAACAGTATCGACATTACTTTTATCAGCAATAATACTTTTTCCGTGGTTGCAAGTTGTAGTCACCGAATTGCTCACACCCCAACAGCGAGCGTTGATTATTGCTTTTTTGGGTATAACCGTTGCGATCGCAGGCTTAGTAAAATTCGTTCCGGGTACAATCGATTGGGATATTTCGGGAACCTTAGCCGATTGGTTTGGTGCGTTAGGACAAATTTTGATTGCCATTATTGCAGTTTATGTTGCTTGGCGACAGTATGTCATTTCTAAAGATTTGACAATTCAGCAAAATTTACTGACAATTCAGCAAAATAATATTACTCAGCAGCAGACAATCGACACGTATTTTCAAGGCATTTCCGATCTAGTATTAGATGAAGAAGGATTATTAGAAGATTGGCCACAAGAAAGATTACTTGCAGAAGGGCGTACTGCTTCAATTTTAAGTAGCGTTGACGCAGTTGGTAAAGCCAAAATTCTGCGTTTTTTATCTCGTTCCAAATTATTAACGCCGCTACAGCGCGATGCACATCTAGGTAGAGCAATTTTAGATGGTAGTGGAGGTTATGCCGAAGACTTAGTCGCAGGAGTGCGAGTAATTGATTTGGGAGTAATGCTAGCAGGTGCTAATCTTTCCGGTACCGATTTACGGTGGACGGATTTAAGCGAAGCCAATTTAGTACGAGTTAACTTAAACAACTGTGACTTAGTAAAATCAAACCTTTGTCGGGCAATATTATACGAAGCTAACTTATCGGGAGCCGACTTAAATGGAACCAAATTATTTTACGGTTCATTAGAAACAGCATCACCCCGCAGTCGGCTGCATCCACCCAATTATCGAACTGGGGAGCGCACCGGAGCAGTAGTAGAAAAAGCTAATTTCACCAACATAAAAAGAATCTCTCAAGCCAACCGTCATTATTGTTGCAGTTGGTGCGGCGAAGAAAGTAGAAAAACAATTCCCGGTGGTTGTGAAGGGATTGAAAATAAGTTAGGTAGGTGATTGAACATTGGGAATTGGGAATTAGGAATTGGGCATTGGGCATTGGTAATGGGTAATTGGTAATTTGTAGGTTGGGTGAAACGAAGTGCAACCCAACGTTATCTAGAAAACTAAACCAAATATTTTCAAATATGCGCTTTATTCAAAAATATATTTTACATAATCCGATCTAAAACCAAAATATTGATGTTGGGTTGCGGCGCATTCTCAATATTTCATACACCATAAATAATTCATGCGCCTTTAACCCAACCTACCACTATAAGAAAACGAAAAACTTTCTCAGTCTGATTTATCAGACTTTGTATATTAGCCTGGGAATTTATTCCAAGGTGAGTTATGAGGCTCATACTCAAATGGTGCATTCCGGTGAATTAAAATCAACTAAAAAAATTAATCATGACTTTTAAAGAATTTTGACAGCGATATGATGCTGGGGAAAGAGATTTTAGTAATTGGTAGGTTGGGTTGAACAAGCAGTTACTTTGTATGTTGAATTTCGTTCCTCAACCCAACATGATTTGGAACGCAAAACCAAATAATTTAAACAGGACAGGTTTTATTCAAAAATATATCTTACATAATCCGATCTAAACCCAAAATATTGATGTTAGGTTGGGTTGCATTCTCAATATTTCATACACCATAAATAATTCCTGCGCCTTTAACCCAACCTACCATCTATTCCCAATGCCCAATGCCCAATGCCCCATTCCCAATTTCAAAATTTTAAGAAAAATGAAGCCAACACATCTATGCGAAATTACTAATTCCCCATTAAAATCTACCAATGTCGGGTTATAAACTAAACACCCGAAACCAAAAACCACTAATTTACTTTCTCTGCTGTGAAATTGAGATTAATCCGTTTGATTCCATTTCTTGATGATACTGTGTCTAGTTGGGCATTAGAAGCCCGCTTGTTACGCTGGTTAAGCTTGATTTGGCTGTTTGTAGGTTTAGCCGTATTATTTTCAGCTTCTTATCCACTTGCTGACGTTAAGCATGGTGATGGACTTTTTCTTTTCAAACGTCAACTGATAACTGTATTTTTAGGCTTGATACTTTTCAATATCATTGTAAATTTACCGTTTCATAAAATAATCGGAGTGTCCCATTGGCTGTTAATGCTGTTTTTGGGGTTGATTTTTCTGACTTTAGTTCCAGGTTTGGGTACTAGGGGGATTTATGGTACGACTCGTTGGTTTTCAATTGGGGGATTCACCATTCAACCTTCGGAATTTATCAAACCCTTCTTGGTATTGCAAAGTGCGCGGGTTTTTGGAAATTGGGAAAGACTTAGTTGGGGAATTCGTATTGCTTGGTTAGTGGTTTTTGGTTTTGCACTATTAGGAATTCTTGCTCAACCTAACTTGAGTACCACCGCTCTTTGCGGTATAACTATTTGGTTAATCGCCCTGGCAGCTGGTTTACCTTACAAATATTTAGGAGGTAGCGCTGGTGCGGGAGTTATTTTAGCGCTGATGAGCGTTACCGTTAATAAATATCAACGCTTGCGGATTACTTCTTTTATTAACCCTTGGGACGATCCTCAAGGTACAGATTACCAGTTAATTCAAAGTTTATTAGCGGTAGGCTCGGGTAATACTTGGGGTTCGGGATTTGGGCTTTCCCAACAAAAGCTTTCTTGGCTACCAATTGCAGATAGCGACTTTATTTTTGCTGTGTTTGCTGAAGAATTTGGTTTTGTTGGCAGCGTCACGCTGTTGGTAATGTTGGCTGTATTCGCAACTTTGGGATTTATAGTAGCTCTGAAAGCCAAAAGTGTTATATACAGATTATCGGCAGTTGGAATTACTACCTTACTTACAGGGCAATCTTTTATAAATATTGGTGTTGCCAGTGGAGTTTTACCAACAACTGGTTTACCTTTACCTTTTTTTAGTTACGGCGGCAGTTCGATAATTGCTACATTGGTTGCCACAGCTTTATTAATTCGAGTTGCAAGGGAAAGTAACGAAGCTGAAGTGGTTCCAATCCGCAGACAGCCGACAAAACCCAGACGCGAACGACGGTTTTTACATAGAAATAAGTCTTAATTTAATACTTTTTATTCCACAGCAAGCAAATATATATTAAACTTGCTTGAATTATTCCCGTGCATGTTAGTAAGGTGAACTGTAAGTAGACTCATATAAAAATCAGTTTACCAACCGTTTTTATATAGCCCGCATCAGCGGGCTTTATTTATGATTGAAAGCTTTCAGAGCATAAGCACAAAAATCATAAATAAAATCAGCAACTTTTCATTTTCCCTAAATTCCCCACGAATTTGCCCGAAAGGGGACATAAAAACTATACTTGTTTAGCATCTTCTTAATATTTAAGATTTTGCCTTTAATATTTTAGATTATTTATATAGCAATCCTATATAAGTTGTAAAAAAGATAGGTGCCAGAAACCCGGTTTTGTCAAAAAACCGGGTTTCTCAAATCTCACGAATGATTGAGGAATGCTATCTCAATAATTCCAGTAACTCAGTGCAAAATTATAAGCGAAAATAAGCTTTTTTCTAATTCATCCTTTTAACAATTATAATCCGACGGAAAAACTGCTCACTGTTCACTGCTCACTGCTCACTGATAACTGATATGTCTTGGTTTTTCTTTGCAATTTCCACAGCTTTTTTAGAATCACTCAGGGATATTTTCAATAAAAAGACGGTTTCAGTAATTGACGAATATATTCTAGTTTTTTCGTTTAATCTATTAACAGCAATATTCGCTTCACCGCTACTATTTTTTAACGATATTCCAGCTTTAGGCGATAATTTTTTTTACGCTTTAATTGCCATCGGAGTTTTCAATACCATCGCATTTGTACTTTTTTTCAAAGCCATCAAAGCATCAGATTTATCAATAGTTGCTCCCATAACAACATTAAGTCCGATATTCTTATTAATTACCTCTCCTTTTATTGTCGGTGAATTTCCCAACGCTATCGGTATTTTAGGAATATTTATTATTGTGATTGGTGCTTATGTATTGAAATTTCAAGATAAAACCAGCGGATATTTAGCTCCCTTTAAATCATTATTCAAAGAAACCGGCTCAAGATTAATGTTCGGAGTAGTATTAGTATGGAGCATTACCGCCAATGTTGATAAAATCGGCGTACAAAATTCCTCTCCAATTTTCTGGACAATTACCGCACATTTAAGCGTAGCTCTATTTATCTTACCTATAGTATTTCTGAATTCAAAACCAAATATTCAAAACATCAAATCTAACTTCAAAAACTTAATTTTAATCGGTTTTATAAATACCTTGGCAATATTATGTCAAATGAGTGCATTACAGCTTGCTCTCGTATCCTTTGTAATTGCAGTCAAACGCACCAGCGCCTTATTTAATGTTTTATGGGGTTGGTTAATTTTTAAAGAACAAGGTATTAAAGAAAGAATTGCCGGATCGATGATTATGATTTTGGGAGTTGTGGTAATTACATTATCAAAAATGTTTTAGTTGAAACCTCACCCCTTTTCTCGTTACAAGGCTCTGCCTTGTAATGCATATCAGGAGGCTCTGCCTCCTATTAAGGCGGAGCCTTTAGGTATGGGTTCCCAGCCGGAGTCTGGGAACCAGTTACAGTAGAAACCCGCCTTATGCCACTTCTGGTTACAAGGCTCTGCCTTGTAATGCATATCAGGAGGCTCTGCCTCCGCTACAATATTAAGGCAGAGCCTTTAGATATTGATTCCCACTCAGAGACTGGAAGATAACTGTTCACTAATAACTGCTCACTGTTAACTGTTTATGCTCGAAACCCTGCAAACTCAACTTTATCAACTCGAACAATTTGCGAATTCCCTTGTTTCTAACCAATTAACTCACCTCAGTTTGATAAGCATCGGCATTATTTTCCTAGCTGGTTTGCTTACCAGTCTTACTCCCTGTATGCTTTCGATGCTGCCCATCACCATTGGTTATATCGGCGGTTATGAAGCGAAAAGCCGCATCCAAGCAGCCGCTCAATCTACTTGGTTTGCTTTGGGATTGGCAACAACTCTTGCAGGACTCGGTATTATAGCAGCAACAGTAGGAAAAGTCTACGGTCAAATTGGTATTGGTTTACCGATTGTTGTCAGCGTCATTGCTATTTTAATGGGATTAAATCTACTCGAAGCTTTACCTTTGCAGCTTCCTGATTGGGGTGGTACCGATTGGATTTCTCAAGAATTACCCCAAGGTGTAAGAGCATATTGTATTGGATTAAGTTTCGGTTTGGTAGCTTCTCCTTGCAGTACTCCCGTTTTAGCAAGTTTACTAGGATGGGTTGCTAGCACAAAAGATTTAATTTTAGGTGCTGCTTTATTACTTTCCTACACGGCAGGTTATGTGACACCATTGATTTTAGCCGGTACTTTTACCGCTTCAATAAAGAAAATAATCGAAATACGTCGTTTTTCTGGTTGGATTAATCCCGTTAGCGGCGCATTATTAGTCGGATTCGGCGTATTTTCCTTAATTTCTCGCATTCCCCTTTAATAATTCCTAATTAATAACTCCTAACTCCTAACTCATAACTCCTAACTAAAATTAAATGACTTTAGAAGAATCCTCAAAATCACCCTTAGCAGCATTCACAAGCTTTATCCGCAAGGAATTTCTACCAGTACTTACAGACTTGCGGTTGGCAATAATCCTACTGTTAGCGATCGCTGCATTTAGTATTACCGGTACAGTCATCGAACAAGGGCAATCTGTCGCTTTCTACCAAGAAAATTATCCGGAAAATCCGGCTTTATTTGGTTTTATCACCTGGAAAGTAGTTATAATCCTTGGTTTAGACCACGTTTATCGTACCTGGTGGTTTTTATCTCTACTTATATTCTTCGGAGCTAGTTTAACAGCTTGTACTTTCACCCGTCAGCTTCCAGCATTAAAAGCAGCACGTCGTTGGAAGTTTTTCGATAAGCCCCGAAGATTTCAAAAGTTAGCCTTGAGTGCGGAATTCGATGTTGACAAAGACAATTTTACGTCTATTCAAAATCTGACTGAAATTCTGCAACAGCGCCGCTACAAAGTTTTTCAGGAAGACAATGATAAACTCTACGCTCGCAAAGGAATTATCGGTAAAATTGGTCCGATTATAGTCCACATCGGGATTGTAGTTATTTTACTTGGTTCAATTCTAGGAGCTATGACGGGATTTATGGCTCAGGAAATGGTTGCTAGTGGCGATACATTCCAAGTTAAAAATATCATAGATGCCGGACCTTGGGCGATGTCGCAAGTTCCCAAAGATTGGGCTGTAAAAGTAAATCGCTTCTGGATTGATTATACTTCTACCGGAGAGATTGACCAATTTTACTCGGATATGTCGGTATTAGATCAAGAAGGGAAAGAAGTAGACAAAGACACGATTTTCGTCAACCATCCTTTACGACACAAAGGAGTTACCCTTTATCAAACTGATTGGGGAATTGCAGCAGTAAAAGTAAAAGTCAACAGAAGTCCTATTTTTGAACTTCCGATGGCACAACTTGACACCGGCGGAAAAGGACGACTTTGGGGTACTTGGATTCCCACCAAGCCGGATTTGAGTGAAGGCGTTTCTTTGTTAGCCAAAGATTTACAGGGAACCGTATTAATTTACGATGCTAAAGGTAAACTAGTTAATACCGTCCGCGAAGGAATGACTGCCGAGGTTAATGGCGTTACCTTAAAAATATTAGAAGTAGTTGGTTCTACTGGATTGCAAATTAAAGCAGACCCAGGTATACCAGTCGTTTATGCTGGTTTTGCTTTATTAATGATGGGAGTAGTAATGAGTTATTTTTCTCACTCCCAGGTGTGGGTATTGCAGGAAGAAGATAACTTATATGTTGGCGGTAAAACCAATCGCGCTCAAGTTGCTTTTGAAGGAGAAATGGTAGAGATTTTTGAGCAGGTAAATTCTCAATCAAAAGGTGAATCTACAAAGTCTCTAGTTTCGATATAAGTTGGGAATTGGGCATTGGGCATTGGGCATAATGTTGTTGTATTATATTCAACCGAAAAACGCTATATAATGCAGGATTTGAATATTGGATTTTTGAGTGCTAATCAAACGACTGTCAAATCAAAAGGTAGAGAATTTCTAGACTTATTACGCACTTATCTACCAGCTTTCAATCCTGTTCGCTATGGAGCTTGGGAACCCTTAAATAATTACTTTAACTTTAGTAATATTGAAAAGCCTCTGCAATGCTCGAATAACGAATATTTTCTTTGGAAAAGTAAGCGTCATGCTTGTGAAGAGATTGCTTCAATGGACAGTAAATCCATCCATTCTAGTATTGATATTATTGGCAAGTCCGAATCGGTTGATTGTACTCAAGTCGTTAGTTTCTTTTTAAAGACTACTGAATTAATCAAACCCGACTTTGCCTATGTCCACTTATTTTCCGACGAGGAACTACATACAATTACCAAAGGAATTAATACAACTTTCTACGATATGTCAATGCCTTTTCGGACTGGTATATCTACATATGAGTTACGAAAGTACATACCTAATTTGTGTTGGGGAACTATTTTTGGTTCTCCATATATCAAACTTTTTGAGCGAGAGCATATTTTGTCTTCCCCAGCTTCAAAAGTTCAGCAACTATCTGAGAATGCAATATATATTCAGCTAAGTGAAGATCTTACAGACTTGAAGCAACTTATCAAAGCGTGAATGCCAGCCGCAAGAAAGTTAAACAACACCTAAATAATAATACTTTTCTCGATTTTGAATTAGGTAGGAAGTATCAATACAATACTCCTGAGTTTTATTTTGTTTAGGAAAATGTTGGATTACGCCTTATTTCAGTTCAAATCTTGCAATGTCGTTAAGCCCCAATACTCGCCTTGAAATAAATTTCAAGGCTAATATGCAAAGTACGTTAAAACGCACTAAAAGCCTTACCTAGTCTGATTTATCAGACTTAGTTTTTGAGCCTGGGAATTTATTCCAAGGCGGTTGTTAAAATAGTGCATAATGTTGGTTTCACCTAACTAACATTATTTTCCTGTTATACCGAATTATCGAAACAGCTTAAATAAGATGAGACGTTGCACTGCAACGTCTCTACATTGTTAATTTATATTTATCGTAGTTAGAAACTGGAATTCTTTTTGTGAAAGTAAAGATAGATTATTTTGATTTCTCGACTATCTCCAATGCCCTATTCCCTATTTTTTATGATTAACTTCCACAACGGTATGTACGTTACCGCGTGGCGTAAAATCGGCTTTCACATTAATTTCCAAAGGGTCGCAAGCTGCAACAATATCATCTAAAATTTGATTGGCTGATTCTTCGTGGGAAATATATCTATCCCTATAACTATTGATGTAAAGCTTGATTGCCTTTAATTCCACAACCTTTTCGTCGGGGACGTAATTTACATAAATTGTCGCGAAATCTGGATAACCGGAAAACGGACATTTACAGGTAAATTCTGGCAAAGTAATACTGATATTGTATCTTCTGCCAACGCGGGGATTGGGAAAAGTAATTAACTTTCCTTCCGAAATCTCGCGCTCGCCATATTTAACTTCAATATCTGTCTGTGTCATTTATACTTACTAATAATTAATAATTTAAATAGTTAACAGCGAATAGAGAATAGAAAAATAATCTAAAAGCTAAAATTAAATAACTCTTACTGTTAACTGTTAACTGTTAACTGTTAACTGACTATTCCCCTTCCCAATCGGGACAGCTTTCATCTTCATACCCGCTTGGATGCATACCGCAAACTAATAAATTACCGTTGTAAACTTGTCCGTGATAGTTACGGCAACCCATGCAGGCAGGATTTTTTTCTGCTGTGGGTTCAACAGGATAAGGCAGATGACTGCTCAAGTCATCTCCTAAAACATCTTCAAAATCCCAATAGACTTCTAAAAATGGTTCTGCTAAATCCTGCAAATACTGATCTACCTCAGAAAGTAGTGAAGTTTGAACTTGTTCGCTAAGCTCTTCAGTCATTTCAATAAAAGTATCTACTACTTCTGTCATCCCCGTAAAGAAGCGTTCTACTTCATCCGATACCGATTTTACTATGTCCGAAAAATCTTTTTGCCACTCATCCATAAAAAATAGTCCTCACTCTCTTTAATAATAGGACATTTATTTCAACGCTTTTAACACGTCTTCAGGAGGGTGGCAATTAACAAATGTAACCGTTTAGCACTCAAAAACCATTTACAAAATGCTTAATGTTGTGCGGGTCTAAAATACTAAAAGTTCACCCCAAGGGATATTCTATAATAATAATCCTGGAATGTCCGTTAACTATCTTCAGGCAATTACTAGCTTTGAGCTTAATAATACACCGATGTCTTAGTTACTGGTCGCGCTGCAAACGACGCAATTCTTCTTGCATCCGTTTAACTTGATCGCGCAACTTATCCACATCTTGAACCTCTGGCGATTCCTTTTCGCTGGGTTCTTCATCATCCCCTAAAATTTCAATGCGGCGGGGTTCAGCCCGAGTTGTGCTTTCTTCGCTTCCATCACTCGCAGATGATTGAGCTTGTTTCATCATATCTTCTACAAACTTCCGGGCTTCTTCGGCGTTCATTTCGCCCTTTGCAACCATTTCATCTGCTAGTTTTTGGGCTTGCGATCGCAATTCGGCTAAAGTTCCACCTGCTTTTTCGCTAGCGTAAGAGGCTAACCCAACACCAAGGTAAAAAGCTTTTTTAGCAATATCTCCGAAACCAGGCATTATACAGCAATACTCTTAAAAATAGGGCGACCCGGAGTCTACGCCTACTGCAAGCATCCCGTATTGCTGCTACCGTCAGGTCCTGACAAAGTTTGGGCGTTGCAGTTGCATAGGTCCAGGTCTAGAAACAATATAGCACTAATTTGTTAAAATGTGGAACAAACTGCATGTAATTTTATTTATTCGACTATAAGCCGCCATTCGTATAGCTTATAGTCAACGCAATTATTTTCAATCAATGGATCGCGGGAAACAATTGCTTGGGCTTCATCCATTGAAGCTGCCTTAAATAGTAGCATTCCGCCACCATACTGCGCCCAATAGCCAGTTTTTGCTTCGTGTCCTTTATTTTTCAAGTCTTCTACATAAGCTTTGTGAGCGGGAACGTATTTATCGAAGGTGGATTTATCAACTTTACCTGTTTCTATTTTCGCAAACCACGGCATTTGATTCTACTTCCTTGAAAATATTATGGGCTATTTGTGCTTATTTATTAACTGTAAAAGAAAGTAGTTCTATGGGAGTAACACATTGATATTGCGTTTTGCTTGCTCGTGTGTGACACAAGTAAGAAGGGCAAAGAGAAAATAATTTTATTTGCAAGACTTATAAACAATTGTGAATTTGATAAGCTCGTAATCATTAAGATTCGGAATGACAAAGTACGAAACGAATCAACAAACTAATAAATATTTCAAACATTATGTAATTGTAAATTTCTTCTTGCGTCGTCTGAAGACAGCACCGGATACAACAGCGCCAAGAGCTAGAATTCCCGTGGTAGGTTCGGGAACTTCTGCTTTAGCAAAAGTCATGCGATCGAAAGCAACCATATCATTTGTTCCTTTTACAGTATCGCTAACATCGAACCGAACCTGAGTGAAATAATCAGCTTCAGAGTCAGCTATATAGCCAGAGTAGAAAGCTGTGCCTCGAATAGTATCTACATTTTTTTCTTTCTTCATTGT comes from Rivularia sp. PCC 7116 and encodes:
- a CDS encoding cytochrome c biogenesis protein; its protein translation is MTLEESSKSPLAAFTSFIRKEFLPVLTDLRLAIILLLAIAAFSITGTVIEQGQSVAFYQENYPENPALFGFITWKVVIILGLDHVYRTWWFLSLLIFFGASLTACTFTRQLPALKAARRWKFFDKPRRFQKLALSAEFDVDKDNFTSIQNLTEILQQRRYKVFQEDNDKLYARKGIIGKIGPIIVHIGIVVILLGSILGAMTGFMAQEMVASGDTFQVKNIIDAGPWAMSQVPKDWAVKVNRFWIDYTSTGEIDQFYSDMSVLDQEGKEVDKDTIFVNHPLRHKGVTLYQTDWGIAAVKVKVNRSPIFELPMAQLDTGGKGRLWGTWIPTKPDLSEGVSLLAKDLQGTVLIYDAKGKLVNTVREGMTAEVNGVTLKILEVVGSTGLQIKADPGIPVVYAGFALLMMGVVMSYFSHSQVWVLQEEDNLYVGGKTNRAQVAFEGEMVEIFEQVNSQSKGESTKSLVSI
- the queF gene encoding preQ(1) synthase; its protein translation is MTQTDIEVKYGEREISEGKLITFPNPRVGRRYNISITLPEFTCKCPFSGYPDFATIYVNYVPDEKVVELKAIKLYINSYRDRYISHEESANQILDDIVAACDPLEINVKADFTPRGNVHTVVEVNHKK
- a CDS encoding phasin family protein yields the protein MPGFGDIAKKAFYLGVGLASYASEKAGGTLAELRSQAQKLADEMVAKGEMNAEEARKFVEDMMKQAQSSASDGSEESTTRAEPRRIEILGDDEEPSEKESPEVQDVDKLRDQVKRMQEELRRLQRDQ
- a CDS encoding YciI family protein encodes the protein MPWFAKIETGKVDKSTFDKYVPAHKAYVEDLKNKGHEAKTGYWAQYGGGMLLFKAASMDEAQAIVSRDPLIENNCVDYKLYEWRLIVE